In Salinigranum marinum, one DNA window encodes the following:
- a CDS encoding AAA domain-containing protein: MNLRGVVVDVGTARTVDTRYGERDLVEFSIRPDDSDPVRVTLWGKWTATADHAEAGMTLLVTEVEEEEFRGETTYATSRASYVVLEPEFLVDVTDVRSWVQCPRMYYLNKLSGIPLNYPVVKGTVVHEVFGDLLRGVDLDSAVEERVAEAGLELGLLGRDANEVEDEVRRNAAAIEGWLAQGTLTQADEWRSEYTLVSPTFGMKGRADAIRRDCPVELKTGKNLKREPRFQDKIQAACYALMLGDSGADAPDTGTLLYTKNTALERVEESGDLSPAKEFSIGKGLLEYVVRTRNEIAAMEFDAGVPTGYEAGAKCEYCFEQDTCMVVSGRLDQESKAGQIGTAIPEEERAYFDRTYGDIEAERRATHAEYRKLWEQTAEARAADDRALIDLEPLGRTERADGRWELRARKRSDAVSKLRTGDVALASDGDPVAGHAELCRIERLDEEIVVTTDEPVELRRLDVYPSEITVSRLLTALHDALLKGDERRKDVLFGRTEPSFSAEERTYIDNNAAQNAAVNRAVNAEDCALVHGPPGTGKTYTIARTVRALVDRGDRVLLAAFTNRAVDNALEALRDQGFERAVRVGSENGVRDDMHDLRLRERGDPNALAAAFRDAPVVAATTAACGSRVLREGSFDVALVDEASQLTEPGTLAAINLADRFVLVGDHQQLPPVVRADTDLSTSLFERLVDRYPGASVMLDRQYRMAQRIQAFSSSEFYDGRLRPASGAVAAQRLSDLPGVDDSRLPAELRDAVSFVDPGGRREGNANPIEADRVAGVVRAFLDAGVSEEEIGVIAPFRAQVAEISRRVDVTVDTVDRFQGSAKEVVVVSFVATGALDGPIFEDHRRVNVALTRAKKALVLVGDATALGSEPFYARMLAWARR; this comes from the coding sequence GTGAACCTCCGCGGAGTCGTCGTCGACGTCGGTACGGCACGGACCGTGGACACGCGCTACGGCGAGCGGGACCTCGTCGAGTTCTCCATCAGACCCGACGACAGTGACCCGGTGCGAGTGACGCTCTGGGGGAAGTGGACGGCGACGGCCGACCACGCCGAAGCGGGGATGACGCTCCTCGTCACCGAGGTCGAAGAAGAAGAGTTCCGCGGCGAGACGACGTACGCGACCTCGCGTGCCTCGTACGTCGTCCTCGAACCGGAGTTCCTCGTCGACGTGACCGACGTTCGGTCGTGGGTGCAGTGTCCGCGGATGTACTACCTGAACAAGCTCTCGGGGATCCCCCTGAACTACCCCGTAGTGAAAGGGACCGTCGTGCACGAGGTGTTCGGCGATCTCCTTCGCGGCGTGGACCTCGACTCGGCCGTCGAGGAGCGCGTCGCCGAGGCGGGGCTGGAGCTCGGCCTCCTGGGGAGGGACGCTAACGAGGTCGAAGACGAGGTGCGGCGCAACGCCGCGGCCATCGAAGGGTGGCTCGCGCAGGGGACGCTCACCCAGGCCGACGAGTGGCGGTCGGAGTACACGCTCGTCTCGCCGACGTTCGGGATGAAGGGACGGGCCGACGCCATTCGTCGGGACTGTCCGGTCGAACTGAAGACCGGGAAGAACCTCAAACGCGAGCCACGCTTTCAGGACAAGATCCAGGCGGCGTGTTACGCGCTCATGCTCGGCGACTCGGGAGCCGACGCGCCCGACACCGGGACGCTGCTGTACACGAAGAACACGGCGCTCGAACGAGTCGAAGAGAGCGGCGATCTCTCGCCCGCCAAGGAGTTCTCCATCGGGAAGGGCCTCCTCGAGTACGTCGTTCGGACCAGAAACGAGATCGCCGCGATGGAGTTCGACGCCGGGGTCCCGACGGGGTACGAAGCCGGCGCGAAGTGCGAGTACTGCTTCGAGCAGGACACCTGTATGGTCGTCTCGGGCCGCCTCGACCAGGAGTCGAAGGCCGGACAGATCGGCACGGCGATCCCCGAGGAAGAGCGCGCGTACTTCGACCGCACGTACGGCGACATCGAGGCCGAACGTCGGGCCACACACGCCGAGTACCGTAAGCTGTGGGAACAGACCGCCGAAGCACGCGCCGCGGACGACCGCGCGCTGATCGACCTCGAACCGCTCGGTCGGACGGAACGAGCGGACGGCCGGTGGGAACTTCGCGCGCGGAAGCGGTCTGACGCGGTGTCGAAGCTCAGGACAGGCGACGTCGCGCTCGCATCCGACGGCGACCCGGTCGCCGGTCACGCGGAACTCTGTCGGATCGAGCGGCTCGACGAGGAGATCGTCGTCACGACGGACGAACCGGTCGAGCTCCGGCGGCTGGACGTCTACCCGTCGGAGATCACCGTCTCGCGGCTGCTGACGGCGCTCCACGACGCCCTCCTCAAGGGCGACGAACGCCGGAAGGACGTGCTGTTCGGGCGGACCGAACCATCGTTTTCGGCCGAAGAGCGAACGTACATCGACAACAACGCCGCGCAGAACGCCGCGGTGAACCGCGCCGTGAACGCCGAGGACTGCGCGCTCGTCCACGGCCCGCCCGGCACGGGGAAGACGTACACCATCGCCCGGACGGTCCGCGCCCTGGTCGACCGCGGCGACCGCGTCCTCCTCGCTGCGTTCACGAACCGCGCGGTCGACAACGCCCTGGAGGCGCTCCGCGACCAGGGGTTCGAGCGCGCGGTCCGCGTCGGGAGCGAGAACGGCGTCCGCGACGACATGCACGACCTCCGGCTCCGAGAGCGCGGTGATCCGAACGCGCTCGCCGCCGCGTTCCGCGACGCGCCGGTCGTCGCCGCAACCACCGCCGCCTGCGGCTCGCGCGTCCTCCGGGAGGGGAGCTTCGACGTCGCGCTCGTCGACGAGGCCTCCCAGCTCACCGAGCCGGGGACGCTCGCCGCGATCAACCTCGCCGATCGGTTCGTCCTCGTCGGCGACCACCAGCAACTGCCGCCGGTCGTCCGGGCGGACACCGATCTCTCGACGTCGCTGTTCGAGCGGCTCGTCGATCGGTATCCGGGCGCCTCGGTGATGCTCGACCGGCAGTACCGGATGGCCCAGCGCATCCAGGCGTTCTCCTCCAGCGAGTTCTACGACGGCCGGCTCCGGCCCGCGTCGGGCGCGGTCGCCGCCCAGCGGCTCTCGGACCTGCCCGGCGTCGACGACTCCCGACTGCCCGCCGAGCTACGGGACGCCGTCTCGTTCGTCGACCCCGGCGGCCGGCGAGAGGGGAACGCCAACCCGATCGAGGCCGACCGGGTGGCGGGCGTTGTCCGGGCGTTTCTCGACGCCGGCGTTTCGGAGGAAGAGATCGGCGTCATCGCGCCGTTCCGCGCGCAGGTCGCCGAGATCAGCCGCCGGGTCGACGTGACCGTCGACACCGTCGATCGGTTCCAGGGCTCCGCGAAGGAGGTCGTCGTGGTCTCGTTCGTCGCTACGGGTGCGCTGGACGGCCCCATCTTCGAGGACCACCGGCGGGTGAACGTCGCGCTGACCCGTGCGAAGAAGGCGCTCGTCCTCGTCGGCGACGCCACGGCGCTCGGCTCCGAGCCGTTCTACGCGCGGATGCTCGCGTGGGCGCGGCGGTAG
- a CDS encoding ATP-dependent helicase has translation MSEGGESHGRALLRDSDTDFDPDAVDIADEDVLSLLDPAVREWWVDQFGAFVPQNGGFFTPPQREAIPLIHAGENALICAPTGSGKTLASFTAIINELFRRERESADGLDNSVYCLYVSPLKSLANDIHRNLTEPLSGISERMETDECEIRHAIRHGDTPSAERQKMLEVTPHVLNTTPETLAILLNSPKFKEKLRTVEYVVVDEIHSLAENKRGTHLSVSLERLEGLVEESPTRIGCSATVEPLTTMAEFLVGREGGEPREYELVDTRFVREFDIRLECPTDDLIDTPAGVVHERFYDRLHELVSSHTNTLVFTNTRSGAERVLHTLRERFTGYDEENSGCHHGSLSKERRQTIEERLKRGELDVVTTSTSLELGIDMPHIDLVVQVGSPKSVASLLQRVGRAGHRLGQTVEGRVLALDRDELVECAVMLRKATEGFVDRVFVPENAQDVAAQQVYGMAINGVKREVSVKETLRRAYPYRDFSDAEWERLMRYLTAAYDGLEEKNVYAKVWRDTNDPPSGEHHYEAFDVGEPLLGKRGRMARVIYMTNLGTIPDSFTCDVVTRGGNDWVGNLDENYLDTLEKGDVFVLGGDNFEYRYRRGSKVYVDPTSKRPTVPSWFSERLPLSYDLGREIAAFQGELTERLEHGGRPAAREWLREFPLDENSVRAVACMFDEQLRYAGVDSVSTDSRLAVEEVKDRGEYRRHYHVHSLYGRRFNDGLSRLVAYHCSRRANANVQVTVADNGFTVSMPLNRKVDVASLLAGLDPDSVVGDLRAALEGTDLLKRYFRINATRSLMILKRYKGYEKSAAQQQVSSEMLLSFAQELDSFSVMEETYREILDDKLNVDGIREVLSAVQRGEITVESRSADTPSPRAFGLATLMASDVVLAEDESEVLQEFHERVLAEIDDVTRVDADD, from the coding sequence ATGAGCGAGGGCGGCGAGAGTCACGGCCGGGCACTGCTCCGCGACAGCGACACGGACTTCGACCCCGATGCCGTGGACATCGCCGACGAAGACGTGCTCTCGCTGCTCGACCCCGCGGTCCGCGAGTGGTGGGTCGACCAGTTCGGGGCGTTCGTTCCGCAGAACGGCGGCTTCTTCACGCCGCCACAGCGCGAGGCGATCCCCCTCATTCACGCCGGCGAGAACGCGCTCATCTGCGCCCCGACGGGGTCGGGAAAGACACTCGCGTCGTTCACCGCGATCATCAACGAACTGTTCCGGCGGGAGCGCGAGTCCGCCGACGGTCTCGACAACTCGGTGTACTGCCTCTACGTCTCGCCGCTGAAGTCGCTCGCGAACGACATCCACCGCAACCTCACCGAGCCGCTTTCGGGGATCTCGGAGCGGATGGAGACGGACGAGTGTGAGATCCGTCACGCGATCCGCCACGGCGACACCCCCTCCGCCGAGCGTCAAAAGATGCTGGAGGTGACGCCGCACGTCCTCAACACCACGCCGGAGACGCTGGCGATCCTCTTGAACTCCCCGAAGTTCAAGGAGAAACTGCGAACGGTCGAGTACGTCGTCGTCGACGAGATCCACTCGCTCGCGGAGAACAAACGCGGGACGCACCTGTCGGTGTCGCTCGAACGGCTGGAGGGGCTCGTCGAGGAGTCGCCGACCCGCATCGGCTGTTCGGCCACCGTCGAACCGCTCACGACGATGGCGGAGTTCCTCGTCGGCCGCGAGGGGGGCGAGCCGCGCGAGTACGAGCTCGTCGACACCCGGTTCGTCCGGGAGTTCGACATCCGGCTGGAGTGTCCGACGGACGACCTCATCGACACGCCCGCCGGCGTCGTCCACGAGCGCTTCTACGATCGCCTGCACGAACTCGTCTCGTCGCACACGAACACGCTGGTGTTCACCAACACCCGGTCGGGGGCCGAGCGGGTGTTACATACCCTCCGTGAGCGCTTTACCGGCTACGACGAGGAGAACTCGGGCTGTCACCACGGCTCGCTCTCGAAAGAGCGACGCCAGACGATCGAAGAGCGGCTCAAGCGCGGGGAGTTGGACGTCGTCACCACCTCCACCTCGCTGGAACTCGGCATCGACATGCCCCACATCGACCTCGTCGTGCAGGTGGGCTCGCCGAAGTCCGTCGCGAGCCTGCTCCAGCGCGTCGGCCGGGCAGGCCACCGGCTCGGCCAGACGGTCGAGGGTCGTGTGCTCGCGCTCGACCGCGACGAACTCGTCGAGTGCGCCGTGATGTTACGGAAGGCCACCGAGGGGTTCGTCGACCGCGTGTTCGTCCCCGAGAACGCCCAGGACGTCGCCGCACAGCAGGTGTACGGCATGGCGATCAACGGCGTCAAACGGGAAGTGAGCGTGAAGGAGACGCTCCGCCGGGCGTACCCTTACCGGGACTTCTCGGACGCGGAGTGGGAGCGGCTCATGCGGTATCTCACCGCGGCGTACGACGGCCTTGAGGAGAAGAACGTCTACGCGAAAGTGTGGCGCGACACGAACGACCCGCCCTCGGGCGAGCACCACTACGAGGCGTTCGACGTCGGCGAGCCCCTGCTCGGCAAGCGCGGCCGGATGGCCCGCGTCATCTACATGACGAACCTGGGGACGATCCCCGACTCGTTCACCTGCGACGTCGTCACGCGCGGCGGGAACGACTGGGTCGGAAACCTCGACGAGAACTACCTCGACACCCTCGAGAAGGGAGACGTGTTCGTCCTCGGCGGCGACAACTTCGAGTACCGCTACCGCCGCGGCTCGAAGGTGTACGTCGATCCGACGTCGAAGCGGCCGACCGTCCCCTCGTGGTTCTCCGAACGGCTTCCGCTGTCGTACGATCTGGGTCGGGAGATCGCGGCGTTCCAGGGGGAGTTGACGGAGCGGCTCGAACACGGCGGCCGGCCTGCTGCCCGCGAGTGGCTCCGCGAGTTCCCCCTCGACGAGAACTCCGTCCGCGCCGTCGCGTGCATGTTCGACGAGCAACTGCGGTACGCCGGCGTGGACTCCGTCTCGACCGACAGCCGCCTGGCGGTCGAAGAGGTGAAAGACCGCGGGGAGTATCGCCGACACTACCACGTCCACTCGCTGTACGGGCGGCGGTTCAACGACGGGCTCTCCCGGCTCGTGGCGTACCACTGCTCGCGGCGGGCCAACGCCAACGTCCAGGTCACGGTCGCGGACAACGGCTTCACCGTGTCGATGCCACTCAACCGGAAGGTCGACGTCGCGAGCCTGCTCGCCGGGCTCGATCCCGACTCGGTGGTCGGCGACCTCCGCGCTGCCCTCGAGGGGACCGACCTCCTGAAACGCTACTTCCGGATCAACGCCACGCGCTCGCTGATGATCCTCAAGCGGTACAAGGGGTACGAGAAATCCGCCGCCCAGCAGCAGGTCTCCAGCGAAATGCTGCTGTCGTTCGCCCAGGAACTGGACTCCTTTTCGGTGATGGAGGAGACCTACCGCGAGATCCTCGACGACAAGCTGAACGTCGACGGGATCCGGGAGGTGCTCTCGGCCGTCCAGCGCGGGGAGATCACGGTCGAGAGCCGATCGGCGGACACGCCGTCGCCGCGGGCGTTCGGCCTCGCCACGCTCATGGCGAGCGACGTGGTCCTCGCGGAGGACGAAAGCGAAGTGCTCCAGGAGTTCCACGAACGGGTGCTCGCGGAGATCGACGACGTGACGCGCGTCGACGCCGACGACTAG
- a CDS encoding nuclear transport factor 2 family protein, with protein sequence MSVRQTVRDYYEALRRGEPLYPYFAERSDVVKVGVFSRLVGGDAVAEGLREQGRTTDDWTVDSHDLSVTERDTYARFTDRVDLSWTDTADDATYAFETRWSGVLEPRGGADPEWVFVDMHVSAPHDRAQPAGADRSGSV encoded by the coding sequence ATGAGTGTTCGGCAGACGGTTCGCGACTACTACGAGGCGCTCCGGCGAGGTGAGCCGCTGTATCCGTACTTCGCGGAGCGATCCGACGTGGTCAAGGTAGGTGTCTTCTCTCGGCTGGTCGGCGGCGACGCCGTCGCCGAGGGGCTTCGCGAGCAGGGGCGGACGACCGACGACTGGACAGTCGACAGCCACGACCTCAGTGTCACGGAACGCGACACCTACGCTCGGTTCACGGATCGGGTCGACCTCTCGTGGACCGACACCGCCGACGACGCCACCTACGCCTTCGAGACGCGCTGGAGCGGGGTGCTCGAACCGCGCGGCGGTGCGGACCCCGAGTGGGTGTTCGTCGACATGCACGTCTCGGCCCCGCACGACAGAGCCCAGCCGGCCGGAGCCGACCGGTCCGGTTCGGTGTGA
- a CDS encoding DUF4440 domain-containing protein, whose protein sequence is MTDGSLAERCATEVAELHAFFELWFVGELPETRAALERFSDVLADDFRMVQPSGLTRSREGITRDVFDAHAVHDDVTVETSTFEPRVVGSEICLGTYEEWQTVGDDRTGRISTVLFRRAPETPNGVEWVHLHETWLDRRGE, encoded by the coding sequence ATGACCGACGGTTCGCTGGCCGAGCGGTGTGCGACAGAGGTGGCGGAGCTCCACGCGTTCTTCGAGCTGTGGTTCGTGGGCGAGCTCCCTGAGACGCGCGCGGCGCTCGAACGGTTCTCCGACGTGCTCGCCGACGACTTCCGGATGGTACAGCCGTCGGGGCTGACGCGGAGTCGGGAGGGGATCACGAGAGATGTCTTCGACGCACACGCGGTCCACGACGACGTCACGGTCGAGACGTCGACGTTCGAGCCGCGCGTCGTCGGATCCGAGATCTGTCTCGGCACGTACGAGGAGTGGCAGACGGTCGGCGACGACCGGACGGGGCGAATCTCGACCGTGCTGTTCCGGCGCGCCCCCGAGACGCCGAACGGGGTCGAGTGGGTCCACCTCCACGAAACCTGGCTGGATCGTCGGGGTGAGTAG